Proteins from a genomic interval of Rhodococcus rhodochrous:
- a CDS encoding YceI family protein, with translation MTTATTTFPGLTTGTWAIDPVHSNVGFTVRHLVVSKVRGTFENFSGAITVAEDGTASVNAEIDVKSINTKNADRDAHIRSADFFDAEQFPVATFTSTDVRADGDDYIVTGDFTLHGVTRPVDLKLEFNGVNPGMGQGPVAGFEATTVINRKDFGISIEMPLEGGGAVVGDKITITLEIEAGLQA, from the coding sequence ATGACCACCGCCACCACCACCTTCCCCGGCCTGACCACCGGCACCTGGGCTATCGACCCCGTCCACTCGAACGTGGGCTTCACCGTCCGGCACCTCGTCGTCAGCAAGGTTCGCGGCACCTTCGAGAACTTCTCCGGCGCCATCACCGTCGCCGAGGACGGCACCGCATCGGTGAACGCCGAGATCGACGTCAAGTCGATCAACACCAAGAACGCCGACCGCGACGCGCACATCCGCTCCGCCGACTTCTTCGACGCCGAGCAGTTCCCCGTCGCCACCTTCACCTCGACCGACGTGCGTGCCGACGGTGACGACTACATCGTCACGGGCGACTTCACGCTCCACGGTGTCACCCGCCCGGTCGACCTGAAGCTCGAGTTCAACGGCGTCAACCCCGGCATGGGCCAGGGTCCGGTCGCCGGCTTCGAGGCCACCACCGTCATCAACCGCAAGGATTTCGGCATCAGCATCGAGATGCCGCTCGAAGGCGGCGGAGCCGTCGTCGGCGACAAGATCACCATCACCCTCGAGATCGAGGCCGGCCTGCAGGCCTGA
- a CDS encoding penicillin-binding transpeptidase domain-containing protein, which produces MIGTVRIRLIGMGVAAATVLSLSACATGPDQPETIAEEFAAALDAGDVSGAAASTTDPVAAESAIDALFAGLGHDDPTVSVAGTGDDDTFELDVTWTFGEGRDWSYRTTGSATEDPEADAWRVRWDPTVLSPELAGGASLEYLTTVGAPPTIFDRAGRPLMGEQVVTVVNLDATADPAAVAPVLATVVPTITAESLAEQVAAAAGGTAGVITLREEDLAPIEDRLAALPGVTLVPQTRLLTTERDLASPVWSGLAELWQEGQDASAGWVIRRVAADGTTSQVAGEAGPEAPDLTSTIDLDLQRRAEEVLAGFDTPAVIVGIEPSTGAIRTMAQNDEADAEGPIAATGLYPPGSTFKVVTTAAALDAGLAEPDTVLPCPGVASIGSRTIPNDENFDLGPVPLHTAFAFSCNTTMGRLALDLPPDALRATAERFGLGIDYVTPGLVTVTGDVPVADTDAARVEAAIGQGQVTASPFGMALVAASVANGRTPVPAIVEGQPATADRDAEPMPENVLAALREMMRETVIEGTAGTLRDIPDLAGKTGTAEYGDNVGAHGWFIGSQDNLAFAVFVSGADGSAPAVEAAGRWLRG; this is translated from the coding sequence ATGATCGGGACCGTGCGGATCCGACTGATTGGTATGGGTGTCGCGGCAGCCACGGTGCTGTCGCTGTCGGCGTGTGCGACCGGCCCCGATCAGCCGGAGACGATCGCGGAGGAGTTCGCTGCCGCTCTCGACGCCGGCGACGTCTCCGGCGCGGCGGCGTCGACCACCGATCCGGTGGCCGCGGAGTCCGCGATCGACGCCCTCTTCGCCGGGCTCGGCCACGACGATCCCACCGTGAGTGTCGCGGGGACGGGCGACGACGACACCTTCGAGCTCGACGTGACGTGGACCTTCGGGGAGGGTCGCGACTGGTCGTACCGCACCACCGGCAGCGCGACGGAGGATCCGGAGGCCGATGCGTGGCGGGTCCGCTGGGATCCCACGGTGCTGTCGCCGGAGCTGGCGGGTGGCGCGTCGCTGGAGTACCTGACCACCGTCGGTGCCCCGCCCACGATCTTCGACCGGGCCGGGCGGCCGCTCATGGGGGAGCAGGTCGTCACCGTCGTGAACCTGGATGCGACCGCCGATCCCGCCGCGGTCGCTCCCGTGCTGGCCACGGTCGTTCCGACCATCACGGCGGAGAGCCTCGCCGAGCAGGTCGCGGCGGCCGCCGGCGGGACTGCGGGAGTGATCACGCTGCGTGAGGAGGACCTCGCGCCGATCGAGGATCGCCTCGCCGCGCTGCCCGGTGTGACGCTCGTGCCGCAGACCCGTCTGCTCACCACCGAGCGCGATCTCGCCTCGCCCGTGTGGTCCGGCCTCGCCGAACTCTGGCAGGAGGGGCAGGACGCCTCGGCGGGCTGGGTGATCCGGCGGGTCGCGGCGGACGGCACGACGAGCCAGGTCGCCGGCGAAGCGGGACCGGAGGCACCCGACCTGACCAGCACGATCGATCTCGACCTGCAGCGACGGGCCGAGGAGGTCCTCGCCGGTTTCGACACGCCCGCGGTAATCGTCGGGATCGAACCCTCGACGGGCGCGATCCGCACGATGGCCCAGAACGACGAGGCCGACGCCGAGGGGCCGATCGCCGCGACCGGCCTCTACCCGCCGGGGTCGACGTTCAAGGTGGTGACGACCGCGGCGGCGCTCGATGCCGGGCTCGCCGAACCCGACACCGTGCTGCCGTGCCCGGGCGTCGCCTCGATCGGTTCGCGCACGATCCCCAACGACGAGAACTTCGATCTCGGCCCGGTGCCGCTGCACACCGCGTTCGCGTTCTCGTGCAATACGACGATGGGGCGGCTCGCTCTGGACCTGCCGCCCGACGCCCTGCGCGCGACTGCAGAACGGTTCGGTCTCGGCATCGATTACGTCACGCCCGGTCTCGTCACGGTCACGGGTGACGTGCCGGTCGCCGACACCGATGCGGCCCGCGTGGAGGCAGCGATCGGGCAGGGGCAGGTGACGGCGTCGCCGTTCGGGATGGCGCTGGTCGCAGCCTCGGTGGCGAACGGTCGAACGCCGGTTCCGGCGATTGTCGAGGGGCAGCCGGCGACCGCGGATCGGGACGCCGAACCGATGCCCGAGAACGTGCTCGCGGCACTGCGAGAGATGATGCGCGAGACTGTGATCGAGGGTACAGCCGGCACGTTGCGCGACATTCCCGATCTGGCGGGGAAGACGGGGACGGCGGAGTACGGTGACAACGTCGGGGCGCACGGCTGGTTTATCGGATCACAGGATAATCTTGCCTTTGCGGTGTTCGTGTCGGGGGCGGACGGCTCGGCCCCTGCCGTCGAGGCGGCGGGGCGATGGCTGAGGGGGTAG
- a CDS encoding sulfite exporter TauE/SafE family protein, translating to MTVLDLALLVVAGFFAGVVGFVTGLASIVSYPALLAVGLPPVAANVTNTVAMVGVGVGALTNSAREVVDTGPRVWWWTLYAALGGVVGAAVLLVAPPDSFEAIVPGFVALAALALLLQPRIRTLAGGRDLPRVFSVAVFVVAVYGGYFGAGAGVVFYALVLICTSEQIWRASILKSYLLGVANLVAAIGFAVFGPVHWGAAAAMAVGAFAGGYCGPPLVRRIPPNLLRVGVALAGFGLAVWLALR from the coding sequence GTGACCGTCCTCGATCTGGCCCTGCTCGTGGTTGCCGGATTCTTCGCGGGTGTCGTCGGGTTCGTCACCGGCCTGGCGTCGATCGTCTCGTATCCGGCGTTGCTCGCCGTCGGCCTCCCGCCGGTCGCGGCGAACGTCACCAACACCGTCGCGATGGTCGGTGTCGGTGTCGGGGCGCTGACCAATTCGGCGCGGGAGGTCGTCGACACCGGCCCCCGCGTGTGGTGGTGGACGCTCTATGCCGCGCTCGGCGGCGTGGTCGGCGCGGCTGTCCTGCTCGTCGCCCCGCCCGACTCGTTCGAGGCGATCGTTCCGGGCTTTGTCGCGCTCGCCGCTCTCGCGCTGCTGCTCCAACCACGCATCCGCACTCTGGCCGGCGGCCGCGACCTGCCGCGGGTGTTCTCCGTGGCGGTCTTCGTCGTCGCGGTCTACGGCGGATACTTCGGGGCCGGCGCGGGCGTCGTCTTCTACGCGCTGGTGCTGATCTGCACCTCCGAGCAGATCTGGCGCGCGAGCATCCTCAAGAGCTACCTGCTCGGCGTCGCCAATCTCGTCGCGGCGATCGGGTTCGCCGTCTTCGGGCCCGTGCACTGGGGAGCGGCGGCCGCGATGGCCGTCGGCGCGTTCGCCGGTGGCTACTGCGGTCCGCCGCTCGTACGGCGCATACCCCCGAACCTGCTGCGCGTGGGTGTCGCGCTCGCAGGGTTCGGGTTGGCGGTATGGCTCGCTCTCCGCTGA
- a CDS encoding adenylate/guanylate cyclase domain-containing protein, producing the protein MVSMGASNLFGAMLVFAFVRYGIPIAETDAIIADRVRNFAVFAVYLVFAGIVSLGAAAITLRSVVRWQLRGGPPTRAEQMAALHAPLRQAIVHLGLWLLGGVLFVFLTAEEMPSLAVAVSLTVAMAATSTFGFTYMLGERILRPVAARALSEGNFDRTMAPGVGTRLAMTWGLGTLMPVAGIVLLCVTQLSANTDFDADALALSVLALAVTSIGLALVLSLLTSAQISDPIKQLRWAIERVQRGASGVQVEVFDGSEIGRLQVGFNRMMAESDERRRLRELFGQHVGEDVARRALQYGTELGGETRYVAVLFVDMVGSTATAAERPPSEVVELLNEFFRVVVEVVDHHHGFVNKFMGDAALVIFGAPLDRPDAPTAALAAARELRFALDEITGLDIGIGVSAGLAVAGNIGAAERFEYTVIGDPVNEASRLTELAKLRPSRVLASSSALYFADDEERSHWELGDEVQLRGRRRMTHLAWPVRYPGAPGEANGTDESNTSTDE; encoded by the coding sequence ATGGTCTCCATGGGTGCGTCGAACCTGTTCGGTGCGATGCTCGTGTTCGCCTTCGTCCGATACGGCATCCCGATCGCCGAGACCGACGCCATCATCGCGGATCGGGTCCGCAACTTCGCGGTCTTCGCGGTGTACCTGGTCTTCGCCGGGATCGTGAGCCTCGGCGCCGCGGCGATCACGCTGCGCTCGGTCGTGCGGTGGCAACTCCGCGGCGGCCCACCCACCCGGGCCGAACAGATGGCGGCCCTGCACGCCCCGCTGCGACAGGCGATCGTGCATCTCGGCCTGTGGCTGCTCGGCGGCGTGCTCTTCGTCTTCCTCACCGCCGAGGAGATGCCGTCGCTCGCGGTGGCAGTCTCGCTCACCGTCGCAATGGCCGCGACCAGCACTTTCGGTTTCACCTACATGCTCGGTGAACGCATCCTGCGGCCGGTCGCCGCGCGGGCGCTGAGCGAGGGGAACTTCGACCGGACGATGGCTCCCGGCGTCGGTACGCGCCTGGCCATGACCTGGGGTCTGGGCACGCTCATGCCGGTCGCCGGGATCGTGCTGCTGTGCGTGACGCAGTTGAGCGCCAACACCGATTTCGACGCCGACGCGCTCGCCCTGTCCGTACTCGCGCTCGCGGTGACGTCGATCGGCCTCGCGCTCGTGTTGTCGCTGCTGACGTCGGCGCAGATCTCCGACCCGATCAAGCAGTTGCGCTGGGCGATCGAACGCGTGCAGCGCGGCGCCTCGGGAGTGCAGGTCGAGGTGTTCGACGGCAGTGAGATCGGACGCCTGCAGGTCGGCTTCAACCGCATGATGGCCGAGTCCGACGAACGCCGGCGTCTGCGGGAGTTGTTCGGTCAGCACGTCGGCGAGGACGTCGCGCGCCGGGCCCTGCAGTACGGCACCGAACTCGGTGGTGAGACGCGCTACGTCGCGGTGCTGTTCGTCGACATGGTGGGTTCGACGGCGACGGCCGCCGAGCGCCCGCCGAGCGAGGTCGTCGAACTGCTCAACGAGTTCTTCCGTGTCGTCGTCGAGGTGGTCGACCACCATCACGGCTTCGTCAACAAGTTCATGGGCGACGCGGCATTGGTGATCTTCGGCGCTCCCCTCGACCGGCCCGACGCCCCCACGGCGGCGCTCGCGGCGGCCCGCGAACTGCGTTTCGCTCTGGACGAGATCACCGGACTCGATATCGGGATCGGCGTGTCGGCGGGACTCGCGGTGGCCGGCAACATCGGCGCGGCGGAGCGCTTCGAGTACACGGTGATCGGCGACCCGGTCAACGAGGCCTCGCGCCTGACCGAGCTCGCGAAACTGCGTCCGAGCAGGGTTCTCGCGTCATCGAGCGCGTTGTACTTCGCGGACGACGAGGAGCGCAGCCACTGGGAACTCGGCGACGAGGTGCAGCTGCGCGGCCGACGGCGAATGACCCATCTCGCTTGGCCCGTCCGCTATCCCGGAGCCCCCGGAGAAGCGAACGGGACGGACGAATCGAACACTTCGACGGACGAGTGA
- a CDS encoding lysylphosphatidylglycerol synthase transmembrane domain-containing protein — translation MAQPHDDPPCPDATPRRGSFRWIKWVSAIALVALLTVEAIYLWPTMSDSWRAVTEMHWGWFAAAVLAQMISLSGFAGVQQRLLRAGGVRVGHWRSASVIYGSTAMAVTLPAGPVFSTAFTYKQTRKWGATPVVASWQLAVSGVIAAVTLASVGMIGAFAVGSRISPVTLVLSLAGAIALIFGLRYVAKNPMSIEAAGTWVLHRVNRITRKPRDTGFDVFERTLAQLEAVELARRDGVAAVAWSAVHRAADVACLGLACWAVGGSPSVAGLFIAFAAAKAVGSVPLAPGGLGFVDGTLIATLTAAGLSASQSLAAVFVYRMVSFAFVALAGWATVAAMYRGNGPDEIDPIAERAEHERSTLERRRRPVENSEPA, via the coding sequence GTGGCGCAGCCGCACGACGATCCTCCATGCCCCGACGCCACGCCGCGTCGGGGCTCGTTCCGGTGGATCAAGTGGGTGTCGGCGATCGCCCTCGTTGCTCTGCTGACGGTCGAGGCGATCTACCTGTGGCCGACGATGAGCGACTCGTGGCGCGCGGTCACGGAGATGCACTGGGGCTGGTTCGCGGCGGCCGTGCTGGCGCAGATGATCTCCCTCAGCGGCTTCGCGGGAGTGCAACAGCGACTGCTCCGCGCCGGCGGGGTGCGCGTCGGGCACTGGCGGTCGGCGTCGGTGATCTACGGCAGCACGGCGATGGCGGTGACCCTGCCCGCAGGCCCGGTCTTCTCCACGGCCTTCACCTACAAGCAGACCCGCAAGTGGGGGGCGACCCCCGTGGTCGCCTCGTGGCAGCTCGCGGTTTCCGGTGTCATCGCGGCCGTGACCCTGGCGTCGGTGGGCATGATCGGTGCGTTCGCGGTCGGCAGCCGGATCAGCCCCGTCACGCTCGTGTTGTCGCTCGCCGGGGCGATCGCGTTGATCTTCGGCCTGCGGTACGTCGCGAAGAACCCCATGTCGATCGAAGCGGCGGGCACGTGGGTGCTCCATCGGGTCAACCGCATCACGAGGAAGCCGAGGGACACCGGCTTCGACGTCTTCGAACGCACCCTCGCGCAGCTCGAGGCCGTCGAACTCGCGCGTCGCGACGGTGTGGCCGCTGTGGCGTGGTCGGCCGTGCACCGTGCCGCCGATGTCGCGTGCCTCGGACTCGCATGCTGGGCCGTCGGCGGCTCCCCGTCGGTGGCGGGGTTGTTCATCGCGTTCGCGGCGGCGAAGGCCGTAGGCAGTGTGCCGCTCGCGCCGGGCGGCCTCGGATTCGTGGACGGCACCCTCATCGCGACGCTCACCGCCGCCGGACTGAGCGCGTCGCAGTCGCTGGCAGCGGTCTTCGTGTACCGGATGGTGAGCTTCGCGTTCGTGGCCCTGGCGGGCTGGGCCACCGTCGCCGCGATGTACCGGGGCAACGGACCCGACGAGATCGATCCGATCGCCGAGCGCGCAGAACACGAGCGCAGCACCCTCGAACGGCGACGTCGTCCGGTCGAGAATTCCGAGCCGGCGTGA
- a CDS encoding DUF3054 domain-containing protein gives MKKYTPALAIDVVLVVVFAVLGRSSHDEVLDLVGLAGTAWPFLGGLTAGWFFTAWLYRDKFDAFAAVPTGLLVWVSTLVVGMLLRAVTGQGTATAFIIVATIFLGLFLVGWRVVVGLLQRRRVDAH, from the coding sequence GTGAAGAAGTACACCCCGGCGTTGGCGATCGACGTCGTTCTCGTCGTCGTATTCGCCGTGCTCGGTCGTTCCAGCCACGACGAAGTGCTCGATCTCGTGGGGCTCGCAGGAACGGCATGGCCGTTCCTCGGCGGCCTCACCGCCGGATGGTTCTTCACCGCGTGGCTCTACCGCGACAAGTTCGACGCCTTCGCAGCCGTTCCCACCGGACTGCTCGTGTGGGTGAGCACCCTCGTCGTGGGGATGCTGCTGCGGGCCGTCACCGGTCAGGGCACCGCGACCGCCTTCATCATCGTCGCGACGATCTTCCTGGGCCTGTTCCTGGTGGGCTGGCGCGTCGTCGTCGGACTGCTCCAGCGTCGCAGGGTCGACGCCCACTGA
- a CDS encoding peptide MFS transporter, giving the protein MSTLEPPTLTGSRSDHRFFGQPLPLANLFGVEMWERFSFYGMQGILIYYLYYSASEGGLGISQGAATSIVGAYGGTVYLSTILGAWIADRLLGSERTLFYSAVLIMFGHIALAVLPGFVGVGVGLVLVAFGSGGLKATATSIVGDLYDEQDTRRDAGFSIFYMGVNIGALVGPLLTGFLQTRYGFHWGFGLAAVGMFLGLLQYTIYRKHLGDIGKVPPHPLPAETRTKAAGIGLVAVVLIAVAALTGLVTTSNMSDIVVALTIIATITYFVIMLSSKQITPIERSRVLSFIPMFIASAVFWSLFQQQFTMVAVYADTRLDRDLFGWEFPPSWVQSINPVFIILFAGAFAAVWTKLGPRQPSSPIKFAAGTIIMGIAFLCFIPMAGGGPNSAPLLGLVFILLLFTFAELFLSPVGLSLSTKLAPKNFHTQMVALFYLSVACGTAMAGTLAGFYDENNEVPYYLWIGGASIAVGIVLALFAPRIKKLMHGVQ; this is encoded by the coding sequence ATGTCCACGCTGGAACCACCTACCCTGACCGGGTCGCGATCCGACCATCGGTTCTTCGGTCAGCCACTACCCCTGGCCAACCTGTTCGGTGTCGAGATGTGGGAGCGATTCTCCTTCTACGGCATGCAGGGCATCCTGATCTACTACCTGTACTACTCGGCATCCGAGGGCGGGTTGGGGATCAGCCAGGGGGCCGCGACCTCCATCGTCGGCGCCTACGGCGGCACGGTCTACCTGTCGACGATTCTCGGGGCGTGGATCGCCGACCGATTGCTGGGTTCCGAACGGACCCTGTTCTACAGCGCCGTGCTCATCATGTTCGGCCACATCGCGCTCGCGGTGCTGCCCGGTTTCGTCGGGGTGGGTGTCGGCCTGGTGCTGGTCGCGTTCGGTAGCGGTGGTCTGAAGGCCACGGCGACGTCGATCGTCGGCGATCTCTACGACGAGCAGGACACCCGCCGCGACGCCGGTTTCTCCATCTTCTACATGGGCGTGAACATCGGCGCGCTCGTCGGCCCGCTGCTCACCGGCTTCCTGCAGACGCGCTACGGCTTCCACTGGGGCTTCGGTCTCGCCGCGGTCGGCATGTTCCTCGGCCTGCTGCAGTACACGATCTACCGCAAGCATCTCGGCGACATCGGCAAGGTGCCGCCCCACCCGCTGCCCGCCGAGACGCGCACGAAAGCCGCCGGGATCGGTCTGGTCGCCGTGGTCCTCATCGCGGTCGCCGCGCTGACCGGCCTCGTCACGACGAGCAACATGTCCGACATCGTCGTCGCCCTGACCATCATCGCGACGATCACCTATTTCGTCATCATGCTGTCGAGCAAGCAGATCACGCCGATCGAGCGCAGCCGGGTGCTGTCGTTCATCCCGATGTTCATCGCCAGCGCGGTGTTCTGGTCGCTCTTCCAGCAGCAGTTCACGATGGTCGCCGTCTACGCCGACACACGCCTGGACCGCGATCTGTTCGGGTGGGAGTTCCCGCCGTCCTGGGTGCAGTCGATCAACCCGGTCTTCATCATCCTGTTCGCGGGTGCCTTCGCCGCCGTGTGGACCAAACTCGGACCGCGTCAGCCCTCGTCGCCCATCAAGTTCGCCGCGGGCACGATCATCATGGGCATCGCCTTCCTGTGCTTCATCCCCATGGCCGGTGGCGGCCCCAACAGCGCTCCGTTGCTCGGACTCGTCTTCATCCTGCTGCTGTTCACCTTCGCCGAGCTGTTCCTGTCCCCCGTCGGACTGTCGCTGTCGACGAAGCTCGCGCCGAAGAACTTCCACACACAGATGGTCGCGTTGTTCTACCTGTCCGTCGCGTGCGGCACGGCCATGGCCGGCACCCTCGCCGGGTTCTACGACGAGAACAACGAGGTGCCGTACTACCTGTGGATCGGCGGAGCATCGATCGCAGTGGGCATCGTGCTGGCACTGTTCGCGCCGCGCATCAAGAAGCTCATGCACGGCGTGCAGTAA
- a CDS encoding NTF2-like N-terminal transpeptidase domain-containing protein, producing the protein MRFRDWRGKRGRIVALAVCLVVAVVALTTVVFSDSRSEAQRLVDDFVAALDERDAGAAAALTSYPNAAEETISQMYDGLSDGTVDYDVTQLVELNDDSGYFTLSAGWNFGEGKDWSYQVTGSVRKLAVGWRVSWDPEVVVPDLSGGRTVHHVRTDAAPPKIFDRTGRLLMEEQTINAVVLDPAAMPDPVDTTTRLAAVLEPVAPVITAQLMQERMAENPGNRITAVKLRDQDYQFLEDGIVSIPGVEVLTTPTLISADRRISTPLLDSLRSAWQLERDRTAGWAVTLEDPEDGPIQVAGFQGPPPPDLQATVDSQVQLAAKEAVVTAGTPAALVAIQPSTGGILAADVNNWAMELGPVITHGLYPAGGVLDPVRLAAGLERGVDPNDVGSDDVASTARRLGLGVDYDVPGFEFETSQIGHNRSGVVQFAGSDSDENLITPLGAAVLAASVARGSAAVPTIVQGQETVVHDAPEALPGSVIDALRGMMIDNVQNGPASFLRGHAGLAGIAAASGEDRWFFGYTGGDLAFAVFVADADGGDRAIKMADTFLRKLGEPLLGD; encoded by the coding sequence ATGAGATTTCGTGATTGGCGGGGGAAGCGGGGGCGCATCGTCGCGCTGGCCGTGTGCCTCGTCGTGGCTGTCGTCGCGCTGACGACGGTTGTGTTCTCGGATTCTCGAAGCGAGGCGCAACGCCTCGTCGACGACTTCGTCGCCGCACTCGACGAGCGTGATGCGGGCGCAGCAGCGGCCCTGACCTCCTACCCGAACGCGGCGGAGGAAACGATCTCGCAGATGTACGACGGACTGTCCGACGGCACCGTCGACTACGACGTCACCCAGCTCGTCGAACTCAACGACGACTCGGGATACTTCACGCTCTCCGCCGGATGGAATTTCGGCGAGGGCAAGGACTGGTCGTATCAGGTCACCGGTTCGGTACGGAAGCTCGCCGTCGGCTGGCGTGTGTCCTGGGACCCGGAGGTCGTCGTCCCCGACCTGTCGGGCGGACGCACCGTCCACCACGTGCGCACCGACGCCGCACCGCCGAAGATCTTCGACCGCACGGGCCGTCTCCTCATGGAGGAACAGACCATCAACGCCGTGGTGCTCGACCCGGCGGCGATGCCCGATCCCGTCGACACCACCACTCGTCTCGCGGCGGTTCTCGAGCCGGTCGCGCCCGTCATCACCGCCCAGCTGATGCAGGAGCGGATGGCGGAGAACCCCGGCAACCGGATCACGGCGGTCAAGCTCCGCGACCAGGACTACCAGTTCCTCGAGGACGGCATCGTGTCGATCCCTGGGGTCGAGGTGCTCACTACACCCACCCTGATCAGCGCGGATCGGCGGATCTCCACGCCACTGCTCGACTCGCTGCGCTCGGCGTGGCAGCTCGAACGCGACCGGACGGCGGGCTGGGCGGTCACCCTCGAGGATCCCGAGGACGGTCCGATCCAGGTGGCCGGCTTCCAGGGCCCGCCGCCCCCGGACCTGCAGGCGACCGTCGACTCCCAGGTGCAGCTCGCCGCGAAGGAAGCGGTCGTCACCGCCGGTACCCCGGCCGCGCTGGTGGCCATCCAGCCGTCGACCGGTGGCATCCTCGCCGCCGACGTCAACAACTGGGCCATGGAACTCGGTCCCGTCATCACCCACGGCCTCTACCCGGCCGGCGGCGTTCTCGATCCGGTCCGGCTGGCGGCCGGCCTCGAGCGCGGCGTCGATCCGAACGACGTGGGGTCCGACGACGTCGCCTCCACCGCCCGTCGCCTCGGCCTCGGTGTCGACTACGACGTGCCGGGCTTCGAGTTCGAGACCTCGCAGATCGGGCACAACCGCTCCGGAGTGGTCCAGTTCGCCGGATCGGACTCCGACGAGAACCTGATCACGCCGCTCGGCGCTGCGGTGCTGGCCGCCTCGGTCGCGCGGGGCAGTGCCGCTGTCCCGACGATCGTGCAGGGACAGGAGACGGTCGTCCACGACGCCCCCGAAGCGCTGCCCGGTTCGGTGATCGACGCCCTGCGCGGCATGATGATCGACAACGTGCAGAACGGTCCGGCGTCCTTCCTCCGCGGACACGCCGGTCTCGCGGGTATCGCCGCGGCGAGCGGCGAGGACCGCTGGTTCTTCGGTTACACCGGCGGCGACCTGGCCTTCGCGGTCTTCGTCGCCGATGCCGACGGCGGCGACCGCGCGATCAAGATGGCCGACACCTTCCTGCGCAAGCTCGGAGAACCACTGCTCGGGGACTGA